CTCATCTTCTGTGTCCCAAGGTAAAAACTACATGTTTCAAGGTTTGTCCGAGGATAAGGAGCGAAAAGATGAGAAGGGTTTGAGTGACAAGGTAAGTTCAGTTAAAGTTGAACCTAAGAGTGTTTCTGGTAGAGCTGCTGATTCTGGGTTGAAAGATCAGGATGGAGTGCAAGCACAGATAGCTAATAATCTTTTGGGGAAAGAAGAGGATCTGGTGTCGAAGGGGCGAATGAATTTGAAGGATCAATCGGGATCACAGAACAGGTATTATCAGTCTTTTACAAGTAAGTCAGAACAGGCTGAGTTGGGTGATCAAGTGGTTTCTCAGGAAAAGGTTAAGGGTTCTTTAACCAGAGAGAGGGGAGTTTCAGATGTGCAGTCTCAAGTAGTTCCTGATAGGACTGCGATTGTGGGGGTTAAAAACCAACCCGCTTATCGGTTCCAGGATGGAGTTTTTGTAGATGCAGTGGGGGATGCCACACCTGAAGgtgaattaaagaaaagagtgGAGCTTCAAGGGAAAGACCAATCAGTGTCACAATTGCAATTTAGGACTAAAGGCCACTCCCGAACATTATCAGGGCAGTTTCAAGGTGGTATTGGACTAAAAACTAAGGAGGCTCAGTATAAAGGTAGTGAAGGCGAGCAGTTCGCTCCTCAGCAGCACTGGAGATCTTTTACTGGGGAAGTTGAGGAAGTGAGAAAGAAAGACTTAGCATCATCTGAGAAGCAAATAAGTAAAGTTGAAGATTCTGGAGTCCATGAAATGAAGTTCAAGAAACAGGTTCTAGTTGGTTCTGAATGGAGCAACAAGTCACAGGGTAGGAGGGGTGAAGGTGATTCTGTTTATGCAAATAACAAGCCTGTTCTTGGAAAAATGGTTCCTCAGGGTGAAGAGAGTTTAAGTGCCCCAACGGTGCCAGTAGATCAAACTCAGAGGATAAGGCAGTCAAGGGGAAACCAGGAGCTGAATGATGAGTTAAATGAACTTGAAAAACTTTTTGCAGAGCACAAACTTCGGGTTCCCCCTGATCATTTCAGTTCTGCTAGGAGAAGCAAGCCTGCTGATGTCCAGATTGAACCAGAACCAAGCCCAGCATGCAAAAAACCAGCAGCAGTAGATGTATCTCCCGTACATATGCCTGACAAAAACTTGATTTCTGAACCAATGGGGAGTTTGAGTAATATGGCTGTCTTTTGTACTCCTTCGACAAAGATGGTAGATAACCAAGATTTTTCTGGTAGTTTGAGGCGGAGTTTCTCTGGTAACAGCTTTTCCGATGATTCTAGAGGAAAATTTTATGAGAAGTACATGCAAAAGAGAGATGCAAAGCTGATGGAAGAATGGGGTTCTAAACGGGCTGAGAAGGAAGCCAAATTGAAAGCTATGCAGGATATCCTTGAGCGAAGTAGAGCTGAGATGAAGGCCAAATTTTCTGGTTCTGCTGAGAGACAGGATTCTTTGTCCAATGCTCGTCGACGAGCAGAGAAAGTGAGGTCATTCAATTTTCGGTCACAGAGGGGGCAGGTATCTCCTATAGCATTTAGGTTTTCAGGAAATAAATGCCAAAATTCATAACTGGTAGAATTGAACCtcctctttttttatatatttttttaagtttcggGAATTTCAAAACTTGTGATGGAATTGTTTGTTACTAATTTTGATAAGATTATGCATTTGGCAGCATCCAATAAGTTTAATTCAGAGTGAAGATGATCTTTCTGAGTTTTCAGATCAGAAGTACTACAAACATGATAGATCATATAATGACACATCTCTAGTCGATGGTTCTTCTAGGAGCTCCAACACTAAGAAGcattttccaaataaaaatgTATCTTTATCCACTCCTCGTACCACAGCAGCTGCAGTTCCCCGCTCAGGGGCCAAAGTTTCTATCCCCAGTTCTGGAAGGCGAAGAGTGCAATCTGAAAATCCTCTCACACAATCAGTTCCCAACTTCTCTGATCtcagaaaagaaaatacaaagcCCTCTTCTGGAGCTAGCAAGACAACTAGCTCCCCCCAAGTGAGAAACTATGCTCGGAGCAAGAGTACCAACGAAGAGATTGCACTCGGCAAGGATGACCAACCTAGACAATCTCGGTCCCTTAGAAAAAGCTCTGCTGGTCCTGTGGAATTTTCGGATTTGTCTGCCATGCCCTCTGACAGCATTGTTTTGGCATCTTTGAAATTTGATAAAGAGCAGATGGGACAGAGCTTGAATgacaaaattttgaagaatgCAGAAGCAAAGCCTTTTATCAGGAAAGGTAATGGCATAGTTCCTGGTGCTGGAGTAAATTTTGCAAAGTTCAAAGCATCAGAGACTTCTGAGACTCCAAACGATGAAGACTCTGATGATGAGCTAGCATTTGAAGCAGATGATTCCATGGATATGGCAAAAGGAGATGAAGAGGATATGCTTGAAATTGGAGAAGTTGATGATTCTGTTGACATCGAAAACGGAACGGCAAGACTGAGCCAGGAATTTGACAAGTTGGATAATTCTGAATCAGAGAATGGTGATTCCTTGATGTCTCTTTCTCAGGTTGACCTTACATCAGTTGCTGAACTGCCTGCTGCAGTACCCTCTACATTCCATCCTGCAGTATCCCTGCAGGATTCACCAGGAGAAAGCCCTGCATCATGGAATTCATGCATGCATCATCCATTTTCTTATCCCCATGAGACTTCAGATATTGACGCTTCTATGGATTCCCCCATTGGGAGCCCTACATCTTGGAATTCTCACTCACTTGCCCAAACAGAAGTGGATGAAGCTCGAATGAGGAAGAAATGGGGAAGTGCTCAGAAACCTTTTCATGTAGCTCATGTAACCCAAAATCAGTCACGCAAGGATGTGACAAAAGGGATCAAAAGGTTATTGAAGTTTGGACGGAAAAGCCGTGGGACCGACAGTTTGGTGGACTGGATCTCAGCTACGACTTCTGAAGGAGATGATGACATAGAGGATGGCAGAGATCCTGCCAATCGATCATCAGAAGacttgaggaagtcaagaatGGGATTTTCGCAAGGCCACCCTTCTGATGATGGTTTCAATGATAGTGAGTTGTTCAATGATCAGGGTAACTCCTTTTTTCCTCTTGTATGTCAATTACATTTTTCTTAGAACATTCATTGATTATTCTGTTTTTCTTCGTATCTGTTTGTTAGTTTGAAGTTTTATTGATTGCATGCACTGTTcgatattgttttaataaaataattgctATGGACGGTTTACTTAGAATATCTTCCATTTATTGTAAAGCTATAGGACTCTCTTTAACTGTGGAAAAGCATTGTTTTTGTGAACAAACACGTTGAACTGGTTTAGCTTATTAGAGTGTATTATAGAAGTTACTGTTTTGAAATCGAGTCTGTATCAAAACATTTGATTACTTTGTTTTGATGGGGTCCATCCTCCGGTAATtgattaaggaaaaataaaccATTTGTTTATTGAGAGACTCTTGTACGTCTTATCTTGCTGTTGTTAGAATAAGAAATCTTAGTGCCTTTTGGTTGGCCAAGGAGGTTGCAGTTGTTTATATGGAGCAGGTCATCAGGACATGAATGGGAAAGGGTTGTTCAGAAGTGAGTTTACCTCAAGGAAACAAACCCCAGTGTTTGGTCTTCAAATTTAATGATACACatgcaaacaaataaaatttattattggcTTGCTCATTCAACTTTATGATAagtgtttcttttctttgttgcaacttctccatttctttgttGTATATATGAACCCAATTTTAAACTAGAGCCATCAATGGGCCCTTGCAGTTCAAGCCTTACGCACTTCTATTCCAGCACCACCCGCAAACTTCAAATTAAGGGAAGATCATGTGTCAGGAAGCTCCATAAAAGGTGACTCCTTGTTCATGTTAATGTACTCATCTGATGCTTCTTGTTCTtcataataaattatgaagacATTCTATTGAACAAATGCTGTTGTCTCATAGATTATTGGTTTGAACCAATCCCCTTTCATACCAAGTCTGGTTCCATTTGATGCCCAAGAATGTCCTGTCGAAAGCAATATACTGCCTCTTGAACCAAGAGAGTATACTACATGAAAATTGCAATTATGAAATCCCAGTCTTTTGGTTGAATGTTATGCAACCATTGAAGGTCCTACCTTATTCATTAAGCATGAAATGAAGTCATTGCTagtaataattatctcaaaatttcttttcttgagCCATATTTTAGAACTTCAGTACCATTGGACTAATCCTCCACTAACATCTTGCATAATTTTGCAGCACCCCGTTCATTCTTTTCACTCTCAACATTTCGAAGCAAAGGTAGTGATTCCAAGCCTAGATGAATTTCTTCCTAGGAAGGTCTAGGTCAATGCTCGGAATCATCTTAAAACAGTAAGGTGTAAAGGAATATCATACGAGACAAATGCTCGGGGCAGGCATGATATACTGAATGGTATCACATAAAAAATGGGACttgtaaattttcaattcataGAGTCTTGAGTCCTTCCTCCTGATCTGGTAAGTAAATTTCCTATAGTTGGTTGAGATTTGATTATATATTGCATCGAGCAAGAAATCACCTATTGGCTTAGAAGTCACTTTGGTTTTGGTAGTCCACAGGCATTCTTTTTATCCATTTCATTTGCTCTTTGCCTTATGAAGTATATCAAAAGTTGAACTGTGTTAGAACCAGAGGTATTTTGACAATGTGAATAAACAGAAAAAAAGGAATTACTTTTTATCTCAGTAGCAATTTGTACTATATCCCTTTTGGTTCACCTATTTTAATTCACTATACTGTTTTCCGAGATAAAAAATACTTATGTTGTTGATAGATTTttgtaaatagaaaatatgttGATGGCATACAGAGCTATGGATGATGAACCAGGTTCTCATATTCTACCATTTTCAGTTCGGGTTTTCacaatatttatatgtataattataatatacCGAGCAGCGTTTATATGAGTTGGCAGTTAGATTTAAAAGTTGCAGCTGCCTTTGCATTCTCTCTTTGCGAGCCTACGAGAGGTTTCCTTAGTGGAAAATAACAGAACCTTTGTAACAGTTGCCCTGCGCCCTAGACATAGTTTTCAGCTTAATTTTGAACAAGACAAtgaaaatataacatgataatatatatgcatgtatattttGTATGTTGAACAGATGGGACAGTTAGAAGCATGCATGTGAAGCCAAATAAGAAAAGACGCTTTCAATGGTCAAAGAATTTATTGTGAACCTCTACTTCTTCAGCTAGGCCCTGGCCGGACATGTATTTGCTTGAACATTGTTGacaatttgtttgttttaaaaaaaaaatgaaatccaAAGGGATATCAGTCTGGTCAACAATGTGTATTTATTTATCTTCGATGGTACTTAAATGACAAATGGAGAAGCCTCTTTGGTTTGCATTTGTTGCGTTACGTATGATGGACACTGTCAGACAGGGAGAGAGACCTTTACAGTGATCGTTACATTTCTTATTTACATCTCCG
This genomic window from Gossypium raimondii isolate GPD5lz chromosome 10, ASM2569854v1, whole genome shotgun sequence contains:
- the LOC105776438 gene encoding uncharacterized protein LOC105776438 isoform X2, which encodes MKSDMPIDYAVFQLSPKRSRCELFVSSNGNMEKLASGLVKPFVTHLKVAEEQVALSLQSIKLEVEKRKDAKTWFTKGTVERFVRFVSTPEVLELVNTFDAEMSQLEAARRIYSQGAGDQPSGASGGDAAGMTAAADATKKELLRAIDVRLIAVQQDLATAFARASSAGFNSDTVSELQQFADWFGAHRLNEACTKFMSLCQRRPELICRWKPSLDDQVVRASWGSDMSIDDPDEDQVGSNVNSRPHQPSQNRHQEQQQSNTMQTQHHIGQSKSATSQQPKLSSATQQHSESEKREEEKKEEGRFESSPSQISQPARRLSVQDRINLFENKQKESSSSGGKPTAVGKSVELKRLPSDVSAAAAVAEKAVLRRWSGASDMSIDLGNDKKDNTDSPLCTPSSSSVSQGKNYMFQGLSEDKERKDEKGLSDKVSSVKVEPKSVSGRAADSGLKDQDGVQAQIANNLLGKEEDLVSKGRMNLKDQSGSQNRYYQSFTSKSEQAELGDQVVSQEKVKGSLTRERGVSDVQSQVVPDRTAIVGVKNQPAYRFQDGVFVDAVGDATPEGELKKRVELQGKDQSVSQLQFRTKGHSRTLSGQFQGGIGLKTKEAQYKGSEGEQFAPQQHWRSFTGEVEEVRKKDLASSEKQISKVEDSGVHEMKFKKQVLVGSEWSNKSQGRRGEGDSVYANNKPVLGKMVPQGEESLSAPTVPVDQTQRIRQSRGNQELNDELNELEKLFAEHKLRVPPDHFSSARRSKPADVQIEPEPSPACKKPAAVDVSPVHMPDKNLISEPMGSLSNMAVFCTPSTKMVDNQDFSGSLRRSFSGNSFSDDSRGKFYEKYMQKRDAKLMEEWGSKRAEKEAKLKAMQDILERSRAEMKAKFSGSAERQDSLSNARRRAEKVRSFNFRSQRGQHPISLIQSEDDLSEFSDQKYYKHDRSYNDTSLVDGSSRSSNTKKHFPNKNVSLSTPRTTAAAVPRSGAKVSIPSSGRRRVQSENPLTQSVPNFSDLRKENTKPSSGASKTTSSPQVRNYARSKSTNEEIALGKDDQPRQSRSLRKSSAGPVEFSDLSAMPSDSIVLASLKFDKEQMGQSLNDKILKNAEAKPFIRKGNGIVPGAGVNFAKFKASETSETPNDEDSDDELAFEADDSMDMAKGDEEDMLEIGEVDDSVDIENGTARLSQEFDKLDNSESENGDSLMSLSQVDLTSVAELPAAVPSTFHPAVSLQDSPGESPASWNSCMHHPFSYPHETSDIDASMDSPIGSPTSWNSHSLAQTEVDEARMRKKWGSAQKPFHVAHVTQNQSRKDVTKGIKRLLKFGRKSRGTDSLVDWISATTSEGDDDIEDGRDPANRSSEDLRKSRMGFSQGHPSDDGFNDSELFNDQAPRSFFSLSTFRSKGSDSKPR
- the LOC105776438 gene encoding uncharacterized protein LOC105776438 isoform X1 → MKSDMPIDYAVFQLSPKRSRCELFVSSNGNMEKLASGLVKPFVTHLKVAEEQVALSLQSIKLEVEKRKDAKTWFTKGTVERFVRFVSTPEVLELVNTFDAEMSQLEAARRIYSQGAGDQPSGASGGDAAGMTAAADATKKELLRAIDVRLIAVQQDLATAFARASSAGFNSDTVSELQQFADWFGAHRLNEACTKFMSLCQRRPELICRWKPSLDDQVVRASWGSDMSIDDPDEDQVGSNVNSRPHQPSQNRHQEQQQSNTMQTQHHIGQSKSATSQQPKLSSATQQHSESEKREEEKKEEGRFESSPSQISQPARRLSVQDRINLFENKQKESSSSGGKPTAVGKSVELKRLPSDVSAAAAVAEKAVLRRWSGASDMSIDLGNDKKDNTDSPLCTPSSSSVSQGKNYMFQGLSEDKERKDEKGLSDKVSSVKVEPKSVSGRAADSGLKDQDGVQAQIANNLLGKEEDLVSKGRMNLKDQSGSQNRYYQSFTSKSEQAELGDQVVSQEKVKGSLTRERGVSDVQSQVVPDRTAIVGVKNQPAYRFQDGVFVDAVGDATPEGELKKRVELQGKDQSVSQLQFRTKGHSRTLSGQFQGGIGLKTKEAQYKGSEGEQFAPQQHWRSFTGEVEEVRKKDLASSEKQISKVEDSGVHEMKFKKQVLVGSEWSNKSQGRRGEGDSVYANNKPVLGKMVPQGEESLSAPTVPVDQTQRIRQSRGNQELNDELNELEKLFAEHKLRVPPDHFSSARRSKPADVQIEPEPSPACKKPAAVDVSPVHMPDKNLISEPMGSLSNMAVFCTPSTKMVDNQDFSGSLRRSFSGNSFSDDSRGKFYEKYMQKRDAKLMEEWGSKRAEKEAKLKAMQDILERSRAEMKAKFSGSAERQDSLSNARRRAEKVRSFNFRSQRGQHPISLIQSEDDLSEFSDQKYYKHDRSYNDTSLVDGSSRSSNTKKHFPNKNVSLSTPRTTAAAVPRSGAKVSIPSSGRRRVQSENPLTQSVPNFSDLRKENTKPSSGASKTTSSPQVRNYARSKSTNEEIALGKDDQPRQSRSLRKSSAGPVEFSDLSAMPSDSIVLASLKFDKEQMGQSLNDKILKNAEAKPFIRKGNGIVPGAGVNFAKFKASETSETPNDEDSDDELAFEADDSMDMAKGDEEDMLEIGEVDDSVDIENGTARLSQEFDKLDNSESENGDSLMSLSQVDLTSVAELPAAVPSTFHPAVSLQDSPGESPASWNSCMHHPFSYPHETSDIDASMDSPIGSPTSWNSHSLAQTEVDEARMRKKWGSAQKPFHVAHVTQNQSRKDVTKGIKRLLKFGRKSRGTDSLVDWISATTSEGDDDIEDGRDPANRSSEDLRKSRMGFSQGHPSDDGFNDSELFNDQVQALRTSIPAPPANFKLREDHVSGSSIKAPRSFFSLSTFRSKGSDSKPR